One genomic window of Channa argus isolate prfri chromosome 5, Channa argus male v1.0, whole genome shotgun sequence includes the following:
- the capzb gene encoding F-actin-capping protein subunit beta has product MNDQQLDCALDLMRRLPPQQIEKNLSDLIDLVPSLCEDLLSSVDQPLKIARDKVVGKDYLLCDYNRDGDSYRSPWSNKYEPPIEDGAMPSARLRKLEVEANNAFDQYRDLYFEGGVSSVYLWDLDHGFAGVILIKKAGDGSKKIKGCWDSIHVVEVQFVYYCEQEKSSGRTAHYKLTSTVMLWLQTTKTGSGTMNLGGSLTRQMEKDETVGESSPHIANIGRLVEDMENKIRSTLNEIYFGKTKDIVNGLRSIESLPDNQKYRQLQKELSQVLTQRQIFID; this is encoded by the exons ATG AATGACCAGCAGCTGGACTGTGCTCTGGACCTGATGAGGCGTCTGCCTCCCCAGCAGATCGAGAAGAACCTAAGTGACCTCATTGACCTG GTACCCAGCCTGTGTGAGgacctcctctcctctgtggACCAGCCCCTGAAGATTGCCCGGGACAAAGTGGTTGGAAAAGACTATCTGCTCTGTGATTACAACCGAGACGGCGACTCCTACAG ATCCCCGTGGAGTAATAAGTATGAACCTCCCATCGAAGATGGAGCAATGCCTTCAGCTCGTTTGAGGAAACTCGAGGTTGAAGCCAATAATGCCTTTGACCAATACAGAGATCT gtaCTTTGAGGGCGGTGTATCCTCTGTGTACCTCTGGGACTTGGATCATGGCTTTGCTGGTGTTATTCTCATCAAGAAGGCTGGGGATGGTTCCAAGAAAATCAAAGGGTGCTGGGACTCCATCCATGTGGTGGAGGTGCAG TTTGTCTATTATTGTGAGCAGGAGAAGTCCAGCGGCCGTACTGCTCACTACAAACTCACCTCCACCGTCATGCTGTGGCTCCAGACAACTAAAACTGGATCTGGAACTATGAACCTGGGTGGCAGCCTTACAAGACAG ATGGAAAAAGATGAGACAGTTGGAGAATCCTCACCCCACATCGCCAACATTGGCCGTCTCGTTGAA GATATGGAGAACAAGATTCGCTCCACACTGAATGAAATCTACTTTGGGAAGACCAAGGACATTGTCAACGGCCTAAG ATCTATTGAGTCTTTACCTGATAACCAAAAATACCGGCAGCTCCAGAAGGAGCTGTCACAGGTCCTCACCCAGCGTCAGATCTTCATTGACTAG